The following proteins come from a genomic window of Helicobacter canadensis MIT 98-5491:
- a CDS encoding D-2-hydroxyacid dehydrogenase: MQNNIVFLDALSLGENNIKESLQSIGHYTEYPTTSPNETLNRCKGANIILTNKVVLNKEILMALKDTLKLVCITATGTNNVDLQTAKDLGIEVKNVAGYSTKGVAQHTLMMALALSAKLPFYDSYCKSGAYAKSPIFTNLSTPLELLDNKKWGIIGLGTIGLEVARLASAFGTQVSYYSTSGKNQNPNYPCITLESLLKESDVISIHAPLNPSTQNLLNKNNLSLIKEGGILINVGRGGIVNELELAEEMQKRKIYAGFDVFSQEPMVENHPFLNPKIADQFILTPHNAWGYESSKELLIKGVLENIQNFLKA; encoded by the coding sequence ATGCAAAATAACATTGTTTTTTTAGATGCTTTAAGTCTTGGCGAAAATAACATCAAAGAAAGCTTACAAAGCATCGGACATTATACAGAATACCCTACTACAAGCCCCAATGAAACTCTCAATCGTTGCAAAGGAGCTAACATTATCTTAACCAATAAAGTAGTTTTAAATAAAGAAATCTTAATGGCTCTAAAAGATACTTTAAAATTAGTTTGTATCACTGCTACAGGAACCAATAATGTTGATTTACAAACTGCTAAAGATTTAGGAATCGAAGTAAAAAATGTCGCGGGCTATTCTACAAAAGGTGTTGCCCAACACACTTTAATGATGGCATTAGCTTTGAGTGCAAAATTACCCTTTTATGATTCTTATTGCAAAAGTGGCGCTTATGCTAAAAGCCCGATTTTCACAAACTTATCCACACCACTAGAACTACTGGATAACAAAAAATGGGGAATCATTGGACTTGGAACTATCGGCTTAGAAGTAGCAAGACTAGCTAGTGCATTTGGCACTCAAGTGAGCTATTATTCCACAAGTGGCAAGAATCAAAACCCAAATTACCCTTGCATTACTTTAGAATCGCTTCTTAAAGAAAGTGATGTTATCTCCATTCACGCACCGCTAAATCCCTCCACGCAAAATCTATTAAACAAAAACAATTTATCTCTTATTAAAGAGGGCGGAATCCTCATTAATGTAGGCAGAGGCGGAATCGTGAATGAACTTGAATTAGCAGAAGAAATGCAAAAGCGTAAAATTTATGCTGGATTTGATGTTTTTAGTCAAGAACCTATGGTAGAAAATCATCCATTTTTAAACCCCAAAATTGCCGATCAATTTATTCTCACTCCACACAATGCTTGGGGCTATGAAAGCAGCAAAGAACTCCTTATAAAAGGCGTGTTAGAAAATATCCAAAACTTCCTAAAGGCTTGA
- a CDS encoding HNH endonuclease family protein produces MTIFNTLNSRGMPLSNADILKGYIYKHKKTDKDKKEFAQSWKNLYSKVDDDKEIKSLDFLFLQFMHIIRAQHEDFDTTTQSVLNFFTKKDKKVYYGAFGNWLYKDETMPFILHLADFWLNPQDYLSRKSTNYLKILNLFQNDAWKSFVSCLVWKNHHKFNQDDFNIAKFSEDFDKYLPKLTTISSLLLLNNNATINTTKEIIFKMNVALKTNDWSNIQIKQQMPNFETFLQNLENMDSRKIKFILFLYANIYADFTENVNTAKLQIEHILPKQWQNANFNGWNENLHNQYLEQIGNKILLPDKINIKCSDHFFAKKQDGYKKNHRLKRSL; encoded by the coding sequence ATGACTATTTTTAATACTCTAAATTCTCGCGGTATGCCTTTATCTAATGCAGATATTTTAAAGGGTTATATTTATAAACACAAAAAGACAGACAAGGATAAAAAAGAGTTTGCTCAAAGCTGGAAAAATTTATATTCTAAAGTTGATGATGACAAAGAAATCAAAAGCTTAGATTTTTTATTTTTGCAATTTATGCATATTATTCGCGCTCAACACGAAGATTTTGATACAACAACCCAAAGCGTTTTAAACTTTTTTACAAAAAAAGATAAAAAAGTGTATTATGGAGCTTTTGGGAATTGGTTATATAAAGATGAAACTATGCCTTTTATTTTACATTTGGCTGACTTTTGGCTTAATCCGCAAGATTATCTTAGTAGGAAATCAACAAACTACCTAAAAATCTTAAATCTTTTTCAAAATGATGCTTGGAAAAGCTTTGTAAGTTGCTTGGTATGGAAAAATCATCATAAATTTAATCAGGATGATTTTAATATCGCAAAATTTAGCGAAGATTTTGATAAATACTTACCAAAATTAACAACAATATCAAGCTTATTGCTTTTGAATAATAATGCCACCATTAATACCACTAAAGAGATAATCTTTAAAATGAATGTAGCCCTAAAAACTAATGATTGGAGTAATATTCAAATCAAGCAACAAATGCCAAATTTTGAAACCTTTTTGCAAAACCTAGAAAATATGGATAGCAGAAAAATAAAATTCATACTCTTTTTATATGCGAATATTTACGCTGATTTTACTGAAAATGTCAATACAGCTAAGCTTCAAATAGAGCATATTTTGCCAAAACAATGGCAAAATGCAAATTTCAATGGTTGGAATGAGAATCTACACAACCAATATTTAGAACAAATTGGTAATAAGATTCTACTTCCTGATAAAATCAACATCAAATGCTCCGATCACTTTTTTGCAAAAAAGCAAGATGGGTATAAAAAAAATCACAGACTTAAAAGAAGTTTATGA
- the nhaA gene encoding Na+/H+ antiporter NhaA: protein MLLKLKNLLHNEAFGGILLIVCTALALLIQNGPYSSHYRAFLNLDVGFNIGNFVLNKPFLLWVNDGLISIFFFAIGLELKKEFTQGDFKNPKNITLPFIAALGGIIVPALIFAFINFNDSYVLKGWAIPTATDTAFALAILIMCGKHIPSSLKVFLLSLAIFDDVGAILIIALFYTTKLSLAALIVASIAILLMLLLNIFGIAKKSFYFICSVILWVSVLKSGVHATLAGIITAFLIPMNTKEGNPFLEEIHESLRFWITFVILPLFAFANAGVNLSRITPEMLFSGVSIGIFLGLFIGKQIGVFSFAYLAIKLKLAKLPQKANFKQLYGVCILTGIGFTMSLFIDGLAYEVSDIFDYADNLSILLASFCSGICGFIFLRFFAKS from the coding sequence ATGCTATTAAAACTTAAAAATTTACTACATAACGAAGCTTTTGGGGGCATTTTACTTATTGTTTGCACCGCACTTGCTTTGCTTATTCAAAATGGTCCTTATAGCTCACATTATAGAGCCTTTTTAAATCTTGACGTGGGCTTTAATATAGGAAATTTTGTGCTTAATAAGCCTTTTTTATTGTGGGTTAATGATGGTTTAATTTCTATTTTTTTCTTTGCAATCGGTTTAGAATTAAAAAAAGAATTCACCCAAGGAGATTTTAAAAATCCCAAAAATATCACACTTCCTTTTATAGCAGCATTAGGCGGAATCATTGTTCCTGCTTTAATATTTGCTTTTATTAATTTTAACGATTCTTATGTCTTAAAAGGATGGGCTATCCCAACTGCGACTGACACTGCCTTTGCTTTAGCTATTTTAATAATGTGCGGCAAACATATTCCAAGTAGCCTCAAGGTTTTTTTGCTCTCTTTGGCGATTTTTGATGATGTAGGAGCAATTTTGATTATTGCGCTTTTTTATACCACTAAACTTTCTTTAGCTGCTTTAATTGTTGCAAGTATTGCTATTTTATTAATGTTGTTACTCAATATTTTTGGTATCGCTAAAAAATCTTTTTATTTTATTTGCTCAGTGATTTTATGGGTTAGTGTGCTAAAAAGTGGAGTGCATGCAACTTTGGCTGGAATCATCACTGCTTTTTTGATTCCAATGAATACCAAAGAAGGCAATCCCTTTTTAGAAGAAATTCACGAAAGTTTAAGATTCTGGATCACCTTTGTAATCCTACCTCTTTTTGCCTTTGCAAATGCTGGAGTTAATCTCTCTAGAATCACACCTGAAATGCTCTTTTCTGGCGTAAGTATAGGCATATTTTTGGGACTTTTCATAGGCAAACAAATTGGGGTATTTTCTTTTGCTTATCTAGCCATCAAATTAAAACTAGCCAAACTCCCACAAAAAGCAAACTTCAAACAACTTTATGGAGTTTGTATTCTTACCGGAATTGGCTTTACAATGAGTTTATTTATCGATGGTCTAGCCTATGAAGTGAGTGATATTTTTGACTATGCAGATAATCTATCCATTCTACTTGCTTCCTTTTGTTCTGGCATTTGTGGCTTTATTTTCTTACGCTTTTTTGCCAAGTCCTAA
- a CDS encoding YqaA family protein, producing MQTLESLGLFGLFCICFISSSLYPLGSEVFVSFFTTLDYPLFLVWSVATIGNTLGSLSTYAIGYWGENFILAKHFTKPRNLEKYLIFINKYGFIGAFFSFLPFLGDIFAFVLGATRYPFLKATFFIFLGKGLRYYLLIYLTKLFYF from the coding sequence ATGCAAACTTTAGAATCACTTGGCTTATTTGGGCTTTTTTGCATTTGCTTTATTTCAAGCAGCCTTTATCCTTTGGGCTCTGAAGTTTTTGTTAGCTTTTTTACCACTTTAGATTACCCCTTGTTTCTTGTGTGGAGCGTTGCTACTATTGGCAATACTCTAGGCTCTCTTAGCACTTATGCCATTGGCTATTGGGGAGAAAACTTTATTTTAGCTAAGCACTTCACAAAACCAAGAAATCTTGAAAAATATCTCATTTTTATCAATAAATATGGTTTTATAGGGGCATTTTTTAGCTTTTTGCCCTTTTTGGGAGATATTTTTGCATTTGTTTTGGGAGCTACTCGCTACCCTTTTTTAAAAGCCACCTTTTTTATTTTTCTTGGCAAAGGCTTACGATATTATCTGCTAATCTACCTAACCAAACTTTTCTATTTTTAA
- a CDS encoding YhcH/YjgK/YiaL family protein → MFVGYLPDIINKFKKNEVLTKVFGYLWEAIDEESEVFARISNLKAGESFEVFFDGGAKAIEQAYLTKTPQEAFYESHQAMVDFQMLVNGKEIFFVSPHSLCEVKTPLDSTKDLIEYHKSPYTSSILLFRGNLAVFESIDVHAGGIAVNTSELVQKVVVKIPKELIKLNF, encoded by the coding sequence ATGTTTGTAGGTTATCTTCCAGATATCATCAATAAATTCAAAAAAAATGAAGTTTTAACAAAGGTTTTTGGCTATCTTTGGGAAGCAATTGATGAAGAAAGTGAAGTCTTTGCAAGAATCTCCAATCTAAAAGCAGGTGAAAGCTTTGAAGTATTTTTTGATGGGGGAGCCAAAGCCATAGAACAAGCTTATCTCACCAAAACCCCACAAGAAGCCTTTTATGAAAGCCACCAAGCAATGGTTGATTTCCAAATGCTAGTTAATGGAAAAGAAATCTTTTTTGTCTCTCCACATAGCCTTTGTGAAGTCAAAACACCTCTAGATTCTACAAAAGATCTTATTGAATATCACAAAAGCCCTTATACCTCAAGCATCTTGCTTTTTAGGGGAAATCTAGCTGTTTTTGAAAGTATTGATGTCCATGCAGGAGGAATTGCTGTCAATACAAGCGAACTTGTTCAAAAAGTTGTTGTTAAAATCCCCAAAGAACTCATTAAATTGAATTTTTAG
- the hisF gene encoding imidazole glycerol phosphate synthase subunit HisF, whose product MDLAKPTLTKRIIPCLDIKDGRVVKGVNFVGLQDAGDPIEVAKRYNDEGADEITFLDITATHEGRNTTIEMVKRVAKEIFIPLAVGGGISSLEDIYKLLNAGCDKVSLNSSAIANPNFITQSAKRFGSQCIIVAIDAKKKATGKGWEVYTHGGRKNTGIDLEEWALEAYNRGAGEILLTSMDCDGTKNGYDLVQLQKISKLVHIPLIASGGAGSKEHILEAFLNGADAALAASIFHYQEIQIADLKHFLKSKGIPVRI is encoded by the coding sequence TTGGATTTAGCCAAACCAACACTCACAAAGCGAATCATTCCCTGCCTTGATATTAAAGATGGACGCGTAGTCAAAGGTGTTAATTTCGTTGGTTTGCAAGATGCCGGAGATCCCATAGAAGTAGCAAAACGCTATAATGATGAAGGAGCGGATGAAATCACCTTTTTAGACATTACTGCCACCCACGAAGGGCGAAACACCACCATAGAAATGGTAAAGCGTGTCGCCAAAGAAATCTTTATCCCTCTAGCTGTGGGAGGTGGGATCTCTAGTCTAGAAGATATTTACAAACTGCTTAATGCTGGGTGTGATAAGGTTAGCTTAAACTCTTCTGCCATTGCAAATCCTAACTTCATCACACAAAGTGCAAAACGCTTTGGCTCACAATGTATTATCGTTGCCATAGATGCTAAGAAAAAAGCCACAGGAAAGGGCTGGGAAGTCTATACGCACGGCGGTAGAAAAAACACTGGAATCGACTTAGAAGAATGGGCACTAGAAGCTTACAATAGAGGTGCGGGAGAGATTTTACTCACTAGTATGGATTGTGATGGCACCAAAAATGGCTATGATTTAGTCCAACTCCAAAAAATCTCAAAATTAGTCCATATTCCACTTATTGCAAGTGGTGGCGCAGGAAGCAAGGAGCATATTTTAGAAGCCTTTTTGAATGGAGCTGATGCAGCACTAGCTGCTTCAATTTTTCATTATCAAGAAATCCAAATAGCAGACTTAAAGCACTTCCTTAAATCCAAAGGCATTCCTGTAAGAATCTAG
- a CDS encoding 5'-methylthioadenosine/adenosylhomocysteine nucleosidase yields the protein MTIGILGAMQEEISPLLDHYKTYETIAFGGNTFYKVSLGDKTLIIACSRIGKVHSSLSAATMILYFGCNKIIFNGVAGGINPNYKIGDLVIGEKLCQHDVDITIFGHPFGYFSEGKIFTQTNEALNKLAKEVAKESNITIHQGTIATGDQFVSSKERKEWIKKEFNADAIEMEGASVAVVCDNLNTPLCVIRAISDNAGDEALISYEEFLEHSAKQSAALVIKMIEKIN from the coding sequence ATGACCATTGGTATTTTAGGTGCTATGCAAGAGGAAATCTCTCCTCTTTTAGATCATTACAAAACTTATGAAACTATTGCTTTTGGAGGCAATACTTTCTACAAAGTCTCTCTTGGTGATAAAACACTCATTATTGCGTGCAGTCGCATTGGTAAAGTGCATTCTAGCTTGAGTGCAGCCACAATGATTCTTTATTTTGGTTGCAATAAAATAATTTTTAATGGCGTGGCAGGCGGAATCAATCCAAACTACAAAATTGGCGATTTAGTCATTGGCGAAAAACTCTGCCAACACGATGTAGATATTACGATTTTTGGGCATCCTTTTGGGTATTTTTCTGAGGGCAAAATTTTTACACAAACCAATGAAGCACTCAACAAACTCGCTAAAGAAGTCGCCAAAGAATCAAACATTACCATTCACCAAGGAACAATTGCCACTGGCGATCAATTTGTGAGCAGCAAAGAAAGAAAAGAATGGATAAAAAAAGAATTTAACGCTGATGCAATTGAAATGGAAGGAGCAAGTGTGGCTGTAGTTTGCGATAATCTCAATACGCCTCTTTGTGTGATTCGCGCTATTTCTGATAATGCTGGTGATGAAGCACTTATTAGCTATGAAGAATTTTTAGAACATTCTGCCAAACAAAGTGCAGCACTTGTAATTAAAATGATTGAAAAAATCAATTAA
- the sixA gene encoding phosphohistidine phosphatase SixA yields MRLILVRHAKAEDRKQWEGEDDLKRPLTLKGKKQAKKIAKYLHKRYPEVDAIISSLALRACDTAKYIAKLQKHSTFFLSPYLNPEVGIDGYNKHQDEIEEDWQTLVIVGHEPTISEFVKNICSKGELNIKIHKGCVIELEREGNENWALIGLRNF; encoded by the coding sequence ATGCGTCTTATTTTGGTGCGTCACGCAAAAGCAGAGGATAGAAAACAATGGGAAGGGGAAGATGATTTAAAGCGACCACTTACCCTAAAAGGCAAAAAACAAGCCAAAAAAATCGCAAAATATCTCCATAAACGCTACCCAGAAGTGGATGCCATTATCTCCTCTTTAGCCCTACGTGCTTGTGACACTGCAAAATACATTGCCAAACTTCAAAAACACAGTACTTTTTTTCTAAGCCCATATTTGAATCCAGAAGTTGGTATTGATGGCTACAATAAACACCAAGATGAAATTGAGGAAGATTGGCAAACTCTTGTAATCGTTGGACACGAACCTACTATTAGCGAATTTGTCAAAAATATTTGCTCTAAAGGCGAACTAAACATCAAAATTCACAAAGGCTGTGTGATAGAACTAGAGCGTGAGGGCAATGAAAATTGGGCTTTAATTGGGCTAAGAAATTTTTAG
- the trpS gene encoding tryptophan--tRNA ligase → MQTKITTKQPRVFSGIQPTGDIHLGNYLGAVKNWVDRQEEYENIFCVVNSHAITIPQNPKILREKTFELCAMLLACGIDPQKSTLFIQSEIQEHTSLAWLLTCITPMGDLSRMTQFKDKSQKNPKSIFAGLFNYPNLMSADILLYKSEFVPVGEDQKQHIELARDTAMRFNRDYGEIFVVPQPLIQKEGARIMGLDDPTKKMSKSSGDKPNHLIALLDSPDEIMRKFKKATTDSEGIIAFDENRAGVYNLLNIYQCFSKESKEEIEKFFVGKGYGELKTKVAEVVIEGLRPIRESYERLFSDFAYLQEILQKGSETAREIAQKTYQEAKEKMGLI, encoded by the coding sequence ATGCAAACCAAAATAACCACAAAGCAACCACGCGTTTTTTCTGGGATTCAGCCAACAGGAGATATTCATTTGGGGAATTATTTGGGTGCAGTGAAAAATTGGGTGGATCGCCAAGAAGAGTATGAAAATATTTTTTGTGTGGTTAATTCGCACGCTATTACGATTCCACAGAATCCAAAGATTTTGCGTGAAAAAACTTTTGAGCTTTGTGCGATGCTACTTGCTTGCGGTATTGATCCACAGAAATCTACGCTTTTTATTCAATCAGAGATTCAAGAGCATACTTCTTTGGCGTGGCTTTTAACTTGTATTACGCCAATGGGCGATTTAAGTCGTATGACGCAGTTTAAGGATAAAAGCCAAAAGAATCCAAAAAGTATTTTTGCAGGACTTTTTAATTATCCAAATTTGATGAGTGCAGATATTTTGCTTTATAAAAGCGAGTTTGTGCCTGTAGGTGAGGATCAAAAACAACACATTGAATTAGCGCGCGATACAGCAATGCGGTTTAATCGTGATTATGGTGAGATTTTTGTTGTTCCCCAGCCTTTGATTCAAAAAGAGGGTGCAAGAATTATGGGATTAGATGATCCAACAAAAAAGATGAGTAAGAGTTCAGGAGACAAGCCAAACCATTTAATCGCGCTTTTAGACAGCCCCGATGAAATTATGAGAAAATTCAAAAAAGCAACAACTGATTCAGAAGGCATTATTGCGTTTGATGAGAATCGTGCGGGAGTTTATAATCTTTTGAATATTTATCAATGTTTTAGTAAAGAATCAAAAGAAGAGATTGAAAAGTTCTTTGTAGGGAAAGGCTATGGGGAATTAAAAACAAAAGTGGCAGAAGTTGTGATTGAGGGATTACGCCCTATTCGAGAATCATATGAAAGGCTTTTTAGCGATTTTGCTTATTTGCAAGAGATCTTGCAAAAGGGATCAGAGACAGCTAGAGAAATCGCTCAAAAAACCTATCAAGAAGCCAAAGAGAAAATGGGGCTTATCTAA
- the pseI gene encoding pseudaminic acid synthase, with product MHKNKVLLVAELSANHNQNKEIALKTIKAAKESGADAIKLQTYTPECLTLDSHLKYFKIQGTLWEGKNFYQLYKEAMTPWEWHRELFSYVRELGMICFSSPFSKEAVDFLETLENPIYKVASFEIVDLELIAYMAKQKKPMILSKGIASKEEIEEAIQVCRENGAQDITLLQCTSSYPAPLNEANLSLIPKMARDFKVKVGLSDHTLGITAAIVAASLGASVIEKHFILDKNLGGPDSAFSMEPKEFSIMAKAIREVEELLGEETYELSKKSKEGRVFMRSLFVVEDIAKGEIIKPNQIRSIRPGFGIPPKMKTQVIGKKASKDLKRGEPLSFGDWEV from the coding sequence ATGCATAAAAATAAAGTGTTGTTAGTTGCAGAGCTTTCTGCAAACCATAATCAAAACAAAGAAATTGCTCTAAAAACTATAAAAGCTGCCAAAGAAAGTGGTGCAGATGCGATAAAATTGCAGACTTATACGCCAGAATGTTTGACTTTAGATAGTCATTTGAAATACTTTAAGATTCAAGGGACTTTATGGGAAGGAAAAAATTTCTATCAACTCTATAAAGAGGCTATGACACCTTGGGAATGGCATAGAGAGCTTTTTTCTTATGTGCGTGAATTGGGGATGATATGTTTTTCAAGCCCTTTTAGCAAAGAAGCAGTTGATTTTTTGGAAACTTTGGAGAACCCTATTTATAAGGTAGCTTCATTTGAAATCGTGGATTTAGAACTTATAGCCTATATGGCTAAACAAAAAAAGCCAATGATTCTCTCTAAAGGCATTGCAAGCAAAGAGGAAATAGAAGAAGCTATTCAGGTGTGCAGAGAAAATGGAGCTCAAGATATTACTTTGTTGCAATGCACCAGTTCTTATCCTGCACCACTTAATGAAGCAAATTTATCTTTAATTCCCAAAATGGCAAGGGATTTTAAAGTGAAAGTTGGATTATCTGATCATACTTTAGGGATAACAGCCGCTATTGTTGCTGCAAGTCTTGGTGCTAGTGTTATTGAGAAGCATTTTATTTTAGATAAGAATCTAGGTGGTCCAGATAGTGCCTTTAGTATGGAGCCAAAAGAGTTTAGTATTATGGCAAAAGCGATTAGGGAAGTTGAAGAATTATTGGGTGAAGAAACTTATGAATTAAGTAAAAAATCCAAAGAAGGTAGAGTATTTATGCGATCACTTTTTGTAGTAGAAGATATTGCAAAAGGAGAAATTATTAAGCCTAATCAAATTCGTTCGATTCGACCAGGTTTTGGAATTCCTCCTAAGATGAAAACGCAAGTAATAGGTAAAAAAGCAAGTAAAGATTTAAAGAGGGGAGAGCCGCTAAGTTTTGGGGATTGGGAAGTTTAG
- the fabD gene encoding ACP S-malonyltransferase, giving the protein MNKAVIFPGQGCQSIGMGKSLFENSQEVRELFEKASDLLKEDMQKLCFEENDKLNLTRYTQPAILLVSYSVFHLIKPKINGEINLALGHSLGEFSALCASGTLSFEEAIKLVSQRGSLMEESCKKQQAGMMVVLGLEDSMLEELCEKKRNVGLKVWCANYNGDGQMVLAGSKEDLSELEVELKGLGAKRALMLPMSVASHCPILENMCKEFEMLLEKSLQESFAFPIVSNVTARPYNTKTQALELLSKQLISPVLYKQSIRENDSKVELFIECGGNVLKGLNKRLTQKETLSLQTYDEIQNFLQKD; this is encoded by the coding sequence ATGAATAAAGCCGTTATATTCCCTGGACAAGGTTGTCAAAGCATCGGAATGGGAAAAAGCCTTTTTGAAAATAGTCAAGAAGTTAGAGAACTTTTCGAAAAAGCAAGCGATCTTTTAAAAGAAGATATGCAAAAACTCTGTTTTGAAGAAAATGATAAACTTAATCTTACACGCTATACACAACCTGCTATTTTACTTGTAAGCTATAGCGTTTTCCATCTCATTAAACCCAAAATTAATGGAGAAATCAATTTAGCATTAGGACATTCTTTGGGAGAATTTAGCGCACTTTGCGCAAGTGGAACTCTAAGCTTTGAAGAAGCCATAAAGCTAGTAAGCCAACGCGGAAGCCTTATGGAAGAATCTTGCAAAAAACAACAAGCAGGAATGATGGTGGTTTTAGGTTTAGAAGATTCTATGCTTGAAGAACTTTGTGAAAAAAAACGCAATGTAGGCTTAAAAGTTTGGTGTGCTAACTACAATGGCGATGGACAAATGGTTTTAGCAGGCAGCAAAGAAGATTTATCTGAACTTGAAGTGGAACTAAAGGGGCTTGGTGCTAAAAGAGCTTTAATGCTACCAATGTCTGTTGCAAGTCATTGCCCTATTTTAGAAAACATGTGCAAGGAATTTGAAATGCTTTTAGAAAAATCCTTACAAGAATCATTTGCATTCCCAATTGTTTCCAATGTTACTGCACGCCCTTATAATACTAAAACACAAGCCCTAGAACTACTCTCTAAGCAATTAATCTCGCCTGTGCTTTACAAACAATCCATTAGAGAAAACGATTCTAAAGTAGAACTCTTTATTGAATGTGGAGGAAATGTTCTCAAAGGCTTAAATAAACGCTTAACACAAAAAGAAACACTTTCTTTACAAACTTATGATGAAATCCAAAATTTCTTACAAAAGGACTAA
- the argB gene encoding acetylglutamate kinase — protein sequence MHNYSKIVSILLDALPYIKIFRGSKIVIKYGGAAQINPELKEQFAMDIVLLYMLGIKPIIVHGGGKRINELLGALNIESEFVNGVRVTSADALKVVEMVLSGEINKEITAFLNHHGVSALGMSGKDASLFLAKPKENGKYGYTGEIIATKGEVIDNLLAQNLIPVIAPIAYGEESGHPGFNINADSAASAIAIATKAKKAIFLTDTQGVLDANKNIIESLNLQETKQLINEGVISGGMIPKVEACLECITNGVEKAHIIDGRIPHSLLLELFTSAGIGSEFVR from the coding sequence ATGCATAATTATTCAAAAATTGTTTCTATTTTGCTTGATGCGCTTCCTTATATTAAAATTTTTCGTGGTTCAAAGATTGTGATTAAATATGGGGGGGCTGCACAGATTAATCCGGAGTTAAAAGAGCAGTTTGCTATGGATATTGTGTTGCTTTATATGCTTGGCATTAAGCCTATTATTGTGCATGGTGGGGGAAAAAGGATTAATGAATTACTAGGGGCATTAAATATAGAGAGTGAATTTGTCAATGGTGTTAGAGTAACAAGTGCGGATGCTTTAAAAGTGGTTGAAATGGTATTAAGCGGAGAGATAAATAAAGAAATTACCGCATTTTTAAATCATCACGGAGTGAGTGCTTTGGGTATGAGTGGGAAAGATGCTTCACTTTTTTTAGCTAAGCCAAAAGAGAATGGGAAATATGGTTACACGGGAGAGATTATCGCAACAAAAGGTGAAGTGATTGACAATCTCTTAGCACAAAATTTGATTCCAGTGATTGCCCCCATTGCTTATGGGGAAGAATCAGGACATCCTGGGTTTAATATTAATGCTGATAGTGCGGCAAGTGCGATTGCTATTGCTACAAAAGCTAAAAAGGCTATTTTTTTAACAGATACCCAAGGTGTTTTGGACGCAAATAAAAATATTATTGAAAGCTTGAATCTGCAAGAAACAAAGCAGCTAATCAATGAGGGTGTGATTAGTGGGGGAATGATACCTAAGGTGGAGGCTTGTTTGGAGTGTATTACAAATGGTGTGGAAAAAGCCCATATTATTGATGGAAGAATCCCACATTCATTGCTTTTAGAGCTTTTTACTAGTGCGGGTATTGGGAGTGAGTTTGTTAGGTAG